Proteins from a single region of Abyssalbus ytuae:
- a CDS encoding quinol:cytochrome C oxidoreductase, with protein sequence MYTFSNKLRIGSYILMALGILGLGYGFLSAPSTIEEAKAVVAADSHHEVHDEEMAHAEAAHTTTHDEHATQEAHDDDAHGEHLLHQLQNKPWAALYVAAFFFMMISLGVLAFYAIQRAAQAGWSPVLFRVMEAITSYLLPGAAIVFVILLLSGVHLNHLFVWMDSEVVAHDELIQGKSGFLNVPFFLIRALIYIGGWVAYRHFSRKFSIAQDTAEDDSNFKKNFRISAGFLVFFLVTESMMSWDWIMSVDPHWFSTLFGWYVFASMFVSGITVIALITIYLKSKGYLEFVNDSHIHDLAKFMFGISIFWTYLWFSQFMLIWYSDIPEEVTYFVTRIEDYKLPFFGMLVMNFVFPLLILMNSDYKRVNWFVVMAGIVILLGHYIDIFNMIMPATVGDKWFIGIAEIGGILFFAGLFIYVVFSTLTKAPLLAKRNPFIEESKHFHY encoded by the coding sequence ATGTACACGTTTTCAAATAAATTAAGAATTGGGTCTTACATATTAATGGCGCTGGGTATTCTTGGCTTGGGGTATGGGTTTTTATCTGCCCCTTCAACTATAGAAGAAGCAAAAGCTGTTGTGGCGGCTGACTCTCATCATGAAGTTCACGATGAAGAAATGGCGCATGCCGAAGCTGCACATACGACCACACATGATGAGCATGCAACTCAGGAAGCTCATGATGATGATGCACATGGAGAACATTTGTTGCATCAATTGCAAAATAAACCTTGGGCTGCCTTATATGTGGCTGCATTTTTCTTTATGATGATTTCTCTTGGTGTACTGGCTTTTTATGCTATACAAAGGGCAGCACAGGCAGGTTGGTCTCCGGTGCTTTTCAGGGTAATGGAGGCAATAACATCCTATTTATTACCCGGAGCAGCAATTGTATTTGTTATCTTGTTGCTTTCAGGGGTACATTTAAACCATCTGTTTGTATGGATGGATTCCGAAGTTGTGGCACACGACGAATTAATTCAGGGTAAATCTGGTTTCTTAAATGTGCCTTTCTTTTTAATAAGAGCCCTTATATACATTGGAGGATGGGTAGCATATCGTCATTTTTCAAGAAAATTTTCAATTGCTCAGGATACAGCAGAAGATGACAGTAATTTTAAAAAGAATTTCAGAATTTCTGCCGGTTTCCTTGTGTTTTTCCTTGTAACGGAATCAATGATGTCCTGGGATTGGATAATGAGTGTAGACCCTCATTGGTTTAGTACATTATTTGGGTGGTATGTATTTGCCAGTATGTTTGTGTCAGGAATCACGGTAATTGCACTAATCACAATATATTTAAAATCCAAAGGTTATCTCGAATTTGTAAATGACAGTCATATTCACGATCTGGCTAAGTTTATGTTTGGGATCAGTATTTTCTGGACATATCTTTGGTTTTCGCAATTCATGCTTATATGGTATTCTGATATTCCCGAAGAAGTAACCTACTTTGTAACCAGAATAGAAGATTATAAACTCCCGTTTTTCGGAATGCTTGTAATGAACTTTGTTTTCCCATTACTAATATTGATGAATAGTGATTATAAGAGGGTAAACTGGTTTGTGGTAATGGCAGGGATAGTAATTTTATTAGGTCATTACATTGATATATTCAATATGATTATGCCGGCTACGGTGGGTGACAAATGGTTTATAGGCATAGCCGAGATAGGTGGTATTTTATTCTTTGCAGGGTTGTTTATTTATGTAGTATTTTCTACTTTAACCAAAGCGCCTTTATTGGCAAAACGCAATCCGTTTATTGAAGAGAGCAAGCACTTTCATTATTAA
- a CDS encoding c-type cytochrome, whose product MKSFVKIGVVLGVSVLAASCFNKSKPNYQYFPNMYEAVGYEAYDQSDAFPGGMEAMYPVEGTIARGQSLYEYTNTNEGYEAAKANLVSTLDSVMIEDNMAKGKELYDIYCAVCHGTKGDGQGILVKREKFLGIPNYADREITEGSIYHVIYWGRNSMGSYAAQLNEKERWQVTEYVMKLRENLVK is encoded by the coding sequence ATGAAGAGCTTTGTAAAAATAGGAGTTGTACTTGGGGTTTCCGTATTGGCTGCCTCATGTTTTAACAAATCTAAACCAAATTATCAATATTTTCCTAATATGTATGAGGCTGTAGGTTATGAAGCCTATGATCAGTCCGATGCCTTTCCTGGTGGAATGGAAGCAATGTATCCGGTTGAAGGTACAATAGCCAGAGGTCAGTCTTTGTATGAATATACTAATACCAATGAAGGTTATGAAGCGGCAAAAGCAAATCTGGTAAGTACCTTAGACTCTGTTATGATAGAGGATAATATGGCGAAAGGAAAAGAGCTTTACGATATATATTGTGCTGTTTGCCATGGTACCAAAGGAGACGGACAGGGAATATTGGTTAAAAGAGAAAAGTTTTTGGGAATTCCTAATTATGCCGACAGGGAAATTACCGAAGGAAGCATTTATCATGTTATTTACTGGGGAAGAAACTCTATGGGTTCATATGCTGCCCAGTTAAATGAAAAAGAAAGATGGCAGGTTACGGAATACGTAATGAAATTAAGGGAGAACTTAGTAAAGTAA
- a CDS encoding DUF3341 domain-containing protein, which yields MASKVIQAIYNDDDVLMTAVKKVKAAHHHIEEIYTPFPVHGLDKAMGLAPTRIAITSFLYGLVGLSVAITMMNFIMIEDWPQNIGGKPSFSFIENMPAFVPIMFEMTVFFAAHLMVITFYLRSKLWPFKKAENPDVRTTDDHFLMEVSVSGNEDEVMSLLQETGAVELLVSEKH from the coding sequence ATGGCATCTAAAGTTATACAGGCAATATATAATGACGATGATGTACTCATGACTGCGGTTAAAAAAGTAAAAGCAGCACATCATCATATAGAGGAAATTTATACCCCATTCCCTGTGCATGGTCTGGATAAAGCAATGGGCTTAGCCCCAACAAGAATTGCTATTACATCTTTTCTATACGGTCTAGTGGGTTTGTCAGTAGCTATTACGATGATGAACTTTATTATGATTGAAGATTGGCCGCAAAACATAGGTGGAAAGCCAAGCTTTAGTTTTATAGAAAATATGCCGGCATTTGTGCCAATTATGTTTGAAATGACAGTGTTTTTTGCTGCTCACTTAATGGTTATTACCTTTTATTTAAGAAGTAAATTATGGCCATTTAAAAAAGCAGAAAATCCTGATGTGAGAACAACAGATGATCATTTTCTAATGGAAGTTTCTGTTAGTGGTAATGAAGATGAAGTAATGTCTTTATTACAGGAAACAGGCGCTGTAGAATTATTAGTTTCAGAAAAGCATTAA
- the nrfD gene encoding NrfD/PsrC family molybdoenzyme membrane anchor subunit, translating into MASHYEAPIRKPLVTGEKSYHDVTVDVAAPVEGRANKQWWIVFSIALVAFLWGLGCIIYTVSTGIGTWGLNKTVGWAWDITNFVWWVGIGHAGTLISAVLLLFRQKWRMAINRSAEAMTIFSVVQAGLFPIIHMGRPWLGYWVLPIPNQFGSLWVNFNSPLLWDVFAISTYLSVSLVFWWTGLLPDFAMIRDRAVKPFQQKIYKIVSFGWSGRAKDWQRFEEVSLVLAGLATPLVLSVHTIVSFDFATSVIPGWHTTIFPPYFVAGAIFSGFAMVNTLLIIMRKVCNLEDYITVQHIELMNLVIMITGSIVGCAYITELFMAWYSGVEYEQYAFLNRATGPYWWAYWAMMSCNVFSPQFMWFKKLRTSIVFSFIISIVVNIGMWFERFVIIVTSLHRDYLPSSWTMFSPTFVDIGIFIGTIGFFFVLFLLYARTFPVIAQAEVKTILKSSGERYKKLREAGKSLVGTGADSRTSHGHKPLVPKKEAERITSTEGKEEKLNELLEGIGFFDPATQQPDDLKKINGIGPVMEKILNKIGIYSFEQVSKMTIKEYNLLDSITGAFPGRAQRDDWAGQAKKLIK; encoded by the coding sequence ATGGCGTCGCATTACGAAGCACCTATACGTAAACCCTTAGTAACCGGTGAAAAAAGCTATCATGATGTTACCGTTGATGTAGCTGCACCTGTTGAAGGAAGAGCTAATAAACAATGGTGGATAGTTTTTTCTATTGCTCTTGTAGCTTTTCTATGGGGATTAGGTTGTATCATTTATACAGTTTCAACCGGTATCGGTACCTGGGGGTTAAATAAAACTGTAGGTTGGGCATGGGATATTACTAACTTCGTTTGGTGGGTTGGTATTGGTCACGCCGGTACCCTTATTTCTGCGGTACTTTTATTATTCCGTCAAAAGTGGAGAATGGCAATTAACCGTTCTGCAGAGGCTATGACTATTTTCTCTGTTGTTCAGGCTGGTTTATTCCCTATTATACACATGGGGCGTCCATGGTTAGGTTATTGGGTTTTACCTATACCAAATCAATTCGGTTCGTTATGGGTTAACTTTAACTCTCCTTTGTTATGGGATGTATTTGCGATTTCAACGTATCTTTCTGTTTCGCTCGTATTCTGGTGGACAGGTTTGTTGCCTGATTTTGCAATGATCAGAGATCGCGCAGTGAAACCTTTTCAGCAAAAAATATATAAAATAGTAAGTTTCGGTTGGAGCGGAAGGGCTAAAGACTGGCAGCGTTTTGAAGAAGTGTCTTTAGTATTGGCAGGTTTGGCAACTCCGTTAGTACTTTCGGTACATACTATCGTATCTTTTGACTTTGCCACATCGGTAATTCCGGGATGGCATACCACAATATTTCCTCCGTATTTCGTTGCAGGAGCTATTTTCTCAGGATTTGCAATGGTAAATACTTTACTTATAATAATGCGTAAAGTATGTAACCTTGAAGATTATATTACCGTTCAGCATATAGAATTAATGAATCTTGTAATAATGATTACCGGTTCAATAGTGGGTTGTGCGTATATTACCGAATTATTTATGGCCTGGTATTCAGGTGTGGAATATGAGCAATATGCTTTCTTAAACAGGGCAACCGGTCCTTACTGGTGGGCCTATTGGGCAATGATGAGTTGTAATGTGTTTTCCCCTCAATTTATGTGGTTTAAGAAATTGAGAACCAGTATTGTGTTTTCATTTATTATTTCAATAGTGGTAAACATTGGTATGTGGTTTGAACGTTTTGTGATCATTGTTACTTCTTTACACAGAGATTACCTTCCGTCTTCATGGACAATGTTCTCCCCAACCTTTGTTGATATAGGGATATTTATAGGGACTATTGGCTTTTTCTTTGTCTTGTTCCTTTTATATGCAAGAACTTTTCCTGTAATTGCTCAGGCAGAAGTTAAAACAATACTTAAATCGTCAGGAGAAAGATATAAAAAGTTAAGAGAAGCCGGAAAGAGCCTGGTAGGAACAGGAGCTGACAGCAGGACATCTCATGGTCATAAACCTTTAGTGCCTAAAAAAGAGGCTGAAAGAATTACTTCTACAGAAGGAAAAGAAGAAAAGCTTAATGAATTATTAGAGGGAATTGGCTTTTTTGATCCGGCTACCCAACAACCGGATGACCTTAAAAAGATAAATGGAATAGGGCCTGTTATGGAAAAAATACTTAATAAAATAGGGATTTATTCATTTGAGCAGGTTAGTAAAATGACAATCAAAGAGTACAATCTGTTAGACTCAATTACAGGTGCTTTTCCTGGAAGGGCACAACGTGATGATTGGGCAGGACAGGCTAAAAAATTAATAAAGTAA
- a CDS encoding TAT-variant-translocated molybdopterin oxidoreductase, giving the protein MASNKKYWKSVEELNSNSSVTEALKQNEFVEEIPVDEFLGDKENLESSSTTRRDFLKYVGFSTAAASLAACEGPVRTSIPYVVQPEEIRPGVANYYATTIADGYDFASILIKTREGRPIKVENNTDATVNGSANARVQASVLSLYDSLRVQGPKTKGEYVSWDKLDADVIAKLNSVKASGKQIVLLTQTFASPSTYKLVKEFSEKYGNVKHVQYDAISEDAALNAFEARYGSRALADYDFSRAELIVSFGADFLGDWQGGGYDAGYAKGRVPEKGKMSRHIQFESNMSLTGANADRRIPLTPSQQKIALAKFYGFLNNSPVAGQLPETVEAAVKSAVAQVKAKGSKAVVVAGIQDEVAQKIVLAINEKINSASFDASSPKLNRQGNVKDVISLIKDMKAGKIGALIASGVNPVYTLPNAVDFQEGMEKVGLSVVFSMKEDETSALAQYIAAAPHYLESWGDVEIKKGHYGLTQPTIKPIFNTRQFQDSLLKWTGNDKSYYEYIKENWSSSVLSAGVSWNQALHDGVFEAPLAEVEQIEVSQPVATAPAQNENSGEVEESVAEGITPAELRRLASSASSGLELTLYAKTGMGDGQQANNPWLQEFPDPITRVSWDNYVTISRFDAEELGMENINVANGGLNGSYATIETVDGVSVKVPVIIQPGQAKGSAGLAFGYGRKAGLKPEMQTGINAYQLYKDFNNIQSVTISQASGEHEFACLQLHNTLMGRGDIVKETTLEIFNTKDSHVWNPVPHVSLNHEEVPATSVDLWDEFDRSVGHHFNLSIDLNACTGCGACVIACHAENNVPVVGKAEVRKSRDMHWLRIDRYYSSEETFEDDNIKKEEMDGLWGEKGSLGSFGEMENPSENPQVVFQPVMCQHCNHAPCETVCPVAATSHGRQGQNHMAYNRCVGTRYCANNCPYKVRRFNWFLYNNNEEFDFYMNDDLGKMVLNPDVVVRSRGVMEKCSMCIQKTQKTILDAKRDGRVIKDGEFQTACSAACSTGAMVFGDINEEESEIAKLKEDERAYHLLEHVGTKPNVFYHVKVRNTEEA; this is encoded by the coding sequence ATGGCATCAAACAAAAAATACTGGAAAAGTGTTGAGGAGCTAAATTCAAATAGTTCTGTAACAGAGGCACTTAAACAGAATGAGTTTGTTGAGGAAATACCTGTAGATGAGTTTTTGGGGGACAAGGAAAATTTAGAGTCGTCATCAACTACAAGGAGAGATTTTCTTAAATATGTAGGATTTAGTACTGCAGCAGCATCATTGGCAGCGTGTGAAGGTCCGGTGAGAACCTCTATCCCGTATGTGGTTCAGCCGGAAGAAATACGTCCCGGTGTTGCTAATTATTATGCGACTACAATTGCTGACGGGTATGATTTTGCGAGTATCCTTATTAAAACAAGAGAAGGCCGGCCTATTAAAGTTGAAAATAATACTGACGCCACGGTAAATGGTAGTGCAAATGCAAGAGTGCAGGCTTCAGTGTTGTCACTGTACGATAGTTTAAGGGTTCAGGGGCCTAAAACAAAGGGTGAATATGTTTCCTGGGATAAACTTGATGCAGATGTTATAGCTAAATTAAACTCTGTAAAAGCAAGTGGCAAACAAATTGTTTTATTAACTCAAACTTTTGCAAGTCCTTCTACTTACAAGTTAGTAAAAGAATTTTCAGAAAAATATGGAAATGTTAAGCATGTTCAGTATGATGCTATATCAGAAGATGCAGCCTTAAATGCTTTTGAAGCCAGGTATGGAAGCAGAGCTCTTGCAGATTATGACTTTTCCAGAGCAGAGTTGATAGTGTCATTTGGTGCCGACTTTTTAGGAGATTGGCAGGGGGGAGGTTATGATGCCGGTTACGCCAAAGGAAGAGTGCCTGAAAAAGGAAAAATGTCACGTCATATCCAGTTTGAGTCTAATATGTCTCTAACCGGGGCAAATGCTGATAGACGAATTCCTCTTACACCTTCACAACAAAAAATAGCTTTAGCTAAGTTTTACGGCTTTTTAAATAATAGTCCTGTTGCAGGACAATTACCTGAAACGGTAGAAGCTGCAGTTAAAAGTGCAGTGGCCCAGGTTAAGGCCAAAGGAAGTAAAGCTGTTGTGGTGGCCGGTATTCAGGATGAGGTGGCACAAAAAATAGTTTTGGCGATAAATGAAAAAATAAATAGTGCTTCATTTGATGCTTCGTCTCCTAAATTAAACCGTCAGGGAAATGTAAAAGATGTAATTTCCTTGATAAAGGATATGAAAGCAGGTAAAATAGGGGCTTTGATTGCCAGTGGGGTTAATCCTGTTTATACTTTGCCAAATGCGGTTGATTTTCAAGAAGGAATGGAGAAAGTAGGGCTTTCGGTAGTGTTTTCAATGAAGGAAGATGAAACATCTGCTTTAGCACAATATATTGCGGCAGCACCACATTATTTAGAATCTTGGGGTGATGTGGAAATCAAAAAAGGCCATTATGGTTTAACTCAACCAACAATAAAACCTATATTTAATACACGTCAATTTCAGGATTCATTATTAAAATGGACAGGAAATGATAAATCTTATTACGAATATATAAAAGAGAACTGGTCGTCAAGCGTTCTTTCTGCAGGAGTTTCATGGAATCAGGCTTTGCATGATGGTGTTTTTGAAGCTCCATTAGCAGAAGTTGAACAAATTGAAGTTTCTCAGCCAGTGGCAACAGCTCCGGCTCAAAATGAAAATAGTGGGGAAGTTGAAGAGTCTGTTGCTGAAGGAATAACTCCTGCTGAATTAAGGAGGTTAGCTTCTTCAGCTTCAAGTGGTTTGGAGCTTACTTTGTACGCAAAAACAGGTATGGGGGATGGTCAGCAGGCAAACAACCCTTGGTTGCAGGAATTTCCTGATCCTATTACCAGGGTTTCATGGGATAATTATGTTACCATTTCAAGGTTTGACGCTGAGGAACTGGGAATGGAAAATATAAATGTTGCAAACGGAGGATTAAATGGAAGCTATGCAACTATAGAAACTGTTGATGGTGTTTCGGTAAAAGTTCCGGTGATCATACAGCCGGGGCAGGCAAAAGGTTCTGCAGGACTGGCCTTTGGTTATGGGAGAAAAGCAGGATTAAAGCCCGAAATGCAAACAGGAATAAACGCTTATCAATTATATAAAGATTTTAATAATATTCAGAGTGTGACGATATCTCAGGCTTCAGGAGAGCATGAATTTGCTTGTCTGCAGCTTCATAATACCTTAATGGGTAGGGGAGATATTGTTAAAGAAACTACCCTGGAGATATTTAATACAAAAGATTCTCATGTATGGAATCCTGTGCCTCATGTTTCGTTAAATCATGAAGAGGTGCCGGCTACTTCAGTTGACTTATGGGATGAATTTGACAGGTCTGTAGGACATCATTTTAATCTTTCAATAGACTTAAATGCCTGTACCGGTTGTGGAGCATGTGTAATAGCTTGTCATGCCGAAAATAACGTTCCGGTAGTTGGCAAGGCAGAAGTTAGAAAGTCCAGGGATATGCACTGGTTGCGTATTGACAGGTATTATTCATCCGAAGAAACATTTGAAGATGATAATATCAAGAAGGAAGAAATGGACGGATTGTGGGGTGAAAAAGGAAGTTTAGGTTCGTTTGGGGAAATGGAAAATCCTTCGGAAAACCCTCAGGTAGTTTTCCAGCCTGTTATGTGTCAGCACTGTAACCACGCTCCTTGCGAAACCGTGTGTCCGGTTGCAGCAACATCACACGGACGTCAGGGACAAAACCATATGGCGTATAACCGTTGTGTGGGTACCCGTTACTGTGCAAACAACTGTCCTTATAAAGTACGCCGTTTCAATTGGTTTTTATATAACAATAACGAAGAGTTTGATTTCTATATGAATGATGACTTAGGTAAAATGGTGTTAAACCCTGATGTAGTTGTCCGTTCACGTGGGGTTATGGAAAAATGTTCTATGTGTATTCAAAAAACACAAAAAACTATTCTTGATGCTAAACGTGATGGAAGAGTTATTAAGGATGGTGAATTCCAGACAGCATGTTCAGCTGCATGTTCAACAGGAGCGATGGTGTTTGGAGACATAAATGAAGAAGAAAGCGAAATAGCAAAACTAAAAGAAGATGAAAGAGCTTATCACTTGTTGGAGCATGTAGGTACAAAACCCAATGTGTTTTACCATGTTAAAGTGAGAAATACAGAAGAAGCTTAA
- a CDS encoding cytochrome c3 family protein produces the protein MKKGIHRNSISRILGIGFAFLLSLSTSLFAQDGDPAKGKALFNANCAACHNLDKKMTGPALRGVGDKYEREWLYNWIHNSSAMVKAGDPQAVAVFEEYNGSVMTPFPQLSNEDIDNIIAYTMQPKAEPAAPAGGDVASGAGSGQGSSGISNNVILVALALVFALLIVMLFLVTKTLKRIAEASGVEFAKVESEKRLPVWKAFVKNQFLVLVTAIFFLLASAYFVYGYFMQVGVDQGYQPVQPIHFSHKIHAGDNQIDCKYCHSSARVSKHSGIPSLNVCMNCHKNISDYNGEVTAEHTKEFYDGEIQKLYAAVGWDASNQAYTGNTKPVKWIRIHNLPDFVYFNHSQHVEVAGLECQKCHGPIEEMEVVYQYSPLTMGWCVNCHRETNIKVEDNAYYEKIHAELSKKYGVDKLTAAQMGGLECGKCHY, from the coding sequence ATGAAAAAAGGGATACACCGTAATTCAATTTCCAGAATTTTAGGTATCGGATTTGCTTTCCTGTTGTCGCTTTCAACTTCTCTTTTTGCTCAGGATGGAGACCCCGCTAAGGGGAAGGCATTGTTTAATGCTAATTGTGCTGCTTGTCATAATCTTGATAAGAAAATGACAGGTCCTGCGCTTAGAGGAGTAGGTGATAAATATGAAAGAGAGTGGTTATATAACTGGATTCATAACAGTTCTGCCATGGTAAAGGCAGGAGATCCTCAGGCAGTAGCTGTTTTTGAGGAGTATAACGGATCGGTAATGACTCCTTTTCCTCAGTTATCTAATGAAGATATTGATAATATTATTGCCTATACAATGCAGCCAAAGGCAGAACCAGCAGCTCCGGCTGGTGGAGATGTGGCTTCCGGGGCAGGTTCCGGACAAGGTTCTTCCGGAATATCAAATAATGTTATTCTGGTAGCTCTAGCGCTTGTTTTTGCGTTATTGATAGTAATGTTGTTTTTGGTAACCAAAACGCTTAAAAGGATAGCCGAGGCCAGTGGTGTGGAATTTGCAAAAGTAGAATCTGAAAAGAGGTTGCCTGTATGGAAAGCTTTTGTTAAAAATCAGTTTCTGGTATTGGTAACTGCAATATTTTTTCTTCTGGCATCAGCCTACTTTGTGTACGGATATTTTATGCAAGTTGGTGTTGATCAGGGTTATCAACCGGTTCAGCCTATTCATTTTTCGCATAAAATTCATGCGGGCGATAATCAAATAGATTGTAAATATTGTCACTCATCTGCCAGAGTTTCAAAACATTCGGGAATTCCTTCTCTGAATGTATGTATGAATTGTCATAAGAACATATCAGATTATAATGGTGAGGTGACTGCAGAGCATACAAAAGAGTTTTACGACGGAGAAATACAAAAGCTGTATGCTGCTGTTGGATGGGATGCTTCAAATCAAGCTTATACAGGGAATACAAAACCTGTAAAGTGGATCAGAATACATAATCTTCCTGATTTTGTTTACTTCAATCACTCTCAGCATGTGGAAGTGGCAGGGCTTGAATGCCAAAAATGTCACGGTCCTATCGAAGAGATGGAGGTAGTGTATCAATATTCTCCTTTAACAATGGGATGGTGTGTTAATTGCCATCGTGAAACCAATATTAAAGTAGAGGATAATGCATACTACGAAAAAATTCATGCTGAATTATCCAAGAAATATGGAGTTGATAAACTTACTGCTGCCCAAATGGGAGGTCTGGAGTGTGGTAAGTGTCACTATTAA
- a CDS encoding SPOR domain-containing protein translates to MTVFKKNRKQLIVFIVLFSSGLAFSQTDSLNLNYNRKMFDPPEGIVTIDHDPKIDALLQAKIKFNKSDNENYYRIQIYNGPLAGAERTKEEFKKQYYDWSCDISFESPNYKVRVGKFKTRLEADKNLLEMRKKYSNAFLLIP, encoded by the coding sequence ATGACAGTTTTTAAAAAAAACAGAAAGCAACTTATTGTATTTATAGTTTTATTTTCCAGCGGTTTAGCTTTTTCACAAACAGACAGCCTTAACCTGAATTATAACAGGAAAATGTTTGACCCACCAGAGGGGATAGTCACTATAGATCACGACCCAAAGATTGATGCATTATTGCAAGCAAAAATAAAGTTCAATAAAAGTGATAATGAAAACTATTACAGGATCCAGATATATAATGGCCCTTTAGCAGGAGCTGAAAGAACAAAAGAAGAGTTTAAAAAACAATATTACGACTGGTCTTGTGATATCAGTTTTGAATCTCCAAATTATAAAGTAAGGGTGGGAAAATTTAAGACCAGGCTTGAAGCAGATAAAAATTTGCTGGAGATGAGAAAAAAATATTCCAATGCATTTTTATTGATACCCTAA